In Alosa sapidissima isolate fAloSap1 chromosome 5, fAloSap1.pri, whole genome shotgun sequence, the genomic stretch CAACtttcaactttcagagaggccacaaacaactgccaccactgtccatcgatggagatgctgtggagagagtgagcagcacaaaattcctgggggtgcacatcagcgacgacctctcctggaccaccaacacagcatcactggcgaagaaagcccagcagcacctctacttcttgcgcaaattgaagaaggcaagtgccacgcctcccgtcatgaccacattctacagagggaccatcgagagcatcgtatccagctgcatcacagtgtggggcggaagctgcacagatcagaacaggaagaccctccagcgcattgttaacacagctaagaggatcattggagcaccactcccctccctgcaggacatttacaccacccgcctcacccgcaaagcactaatgattgtcaaggacacaacccaccctgcacacgaactgttcagcctcctgctctctggaaagaggtacaggagcctccgctcccgcaccaccagacttgaaagtagcttcatccaccaagcaatcaggatgctgaacactacccactctcccatcactgacagcccccccacccaccagccagccacgAACCTAGGaccctaggatcctgtctaccctaactcccccctccccccacaacacccccccaggaccgccctgtggaactgcactgtgactgcgcaacctaacgtgttgctgcttcatatcaagcctgatatacttaaaatgactgcatatcaatgtaaatatacagtacacataagcacaagtttaaacttcatgtaaatgttatcaatgttatttatcactctgccacaatgctgctgctactactactctgtcagaaggttatgctaggactatgtaaatatacaacacaactacctctatttttttgatatatgttctatatttctatattttgatatatgttctatatttcagtcttgcactttaatgtctgtatgtggtatGCAGTGATGGGCAGTAACGTGTTAGAAGTAACAGCGTTACTGTAGGCCCTAATCCAATTACAAAATTCAAGTAACGAGTAAAGTAAGGGATTACAATTGCAAAAACAGTAATTAGATTACTTTTACTTTCCTGCTAGCAGCCTGCGTTACTGCGTTACTAAAACGTGATTtcgccatagacagtaaaagaatttGGGATTTTGCCATATGGATTTTGTGAGACTAACTCCTGACaatgatgtaggctatagctgCGCAATATAGATGTAAACAACAGACACACGTGTGCAAGACATGGAGTGCAGGAGAGAGCGGGAACATGGAGCATTTAATTCATTGCAGTTCAGAcattaagaaaaaaacattaacgcTGTACACTCTTCTGGGAAGAAAAATGTTGACAAACAAATTCGACCTCAAATCTGAGCAAGCACCTAACAAGCCGGCACAGGAATGTGAAACTCATCCAGACACCCAGATCCCAGAGCCCACATGACGGCTGCAGCAACAGGTGAAAATAGAGGACGTCGCGGGTTCCCTGTAGCCTACTGGCCCGTTATAACAGGAGCCAGGACATTATAATATTCTGGCTGaattcactgtgatttggaaaatgggCAAAAATATAATGTGGTCTTTGCCTTTTTGTAATGGGGCTGGTGAgtgttgaagtcttcaataattcgtttccCTTAAACCAGCGTTTCTctactgggtcgcggagacatgccataGGGCGCGAaaaacaggatttttttttatttatttttttatctgtagcctattcccaggtagcacccgatgcgcaatggacgcactgtgttattcatagggaagcgctcgtgtcaaggcagcgtgagcgcatgtttgaatctgcaagcacgttcactaatgaacatttcttgaagcTGGCCTGTCTTTgcgatatatttggaaagctcaatgagttaaatctccagttacaaggcaaagacaagcacctacctcacctagcagataagattactgcattcaccaaaaaacttgaggtatgggacaggcgcctcgattgCAACAGTATGCCTTTGAGAATCTGagtgaaatcgctgaaacgtctgcttcgggagccactcttgtgatcccatgtattaaacagtaggcctacatcacatccctgcaaagtttatttcaaaaatatttcccaaccagcagtgctcagtatgacttgattatggatccatttaatgcagcatgttggtatttcattgaatatattgtacaatgctgtaaaatattggcctatgcttcctaatatgttgctggaaaacagaaatatgtgtgtttaatttacaatggcacattatgtatttatttattattatatctgcagcaccagctgattttaactctgctgaagaggatatatttagaacttgtcattatttcaatacatttgacaattttaagcttgacctaccactttcttagagcgatgaggggcaggtggggctcgaaaaggcccccttgatcaaagtggggaatgaaagaaaaagtttgagaaccactgccttaaactaagcatttacatgaagcacagtagcctatgccgattgaaacacattccgaTCAGGTAggtgctaccaggctcatataggctatcacttttaattgcaaacagaaaatgtctagctagctgtttataccaacttaatatcatgactATTGCTAATGTAGTGCCAAATgtggagtttgtggactagccataggcttatatttgaatggagctgatcATTATGAGAGTTGTGTagatgctcttaaagtgacagcgcaccatttataaattagttaaactgcatcaaattagtagtatttcttaagaaatattttaaactaACAGTTCTGCTTTGGGCACCAAAATAGCCAGCAgcggcactgcacacacacagttcaaacacATACTCTTCTTGACAATAGAACAGCCTAAATGTGGCATGCAACAGCATTTTCTGTTTTGGTAAATGCATTACTCCTCTCTGCACTGCAACTGTTAAAAGATGTAAATGTTAATAGAgacttttttttgctgtattttatttacatcTATTCGAATGAAGGAGTATACACACCAAAAAGTTAAGATtgaaactaataaaaccaagtttTAAAAAAGCGTATTCAGGTTGTGTATAGctagtgtgtttttgtaaagTAACCAAGTAAAGTAATTAGTaaagtaactaattacttttgaaaataagtaatcagtaaagtaactagattACTTTCTTGGataagtaatcagtaatcagtaactaattactttttccaagtaacttgaccaacactggtggtatgtctgtatattttcattttttattgtctatggctatgtctatgtgtaaagtctatgtctgtatttaaagtatgtctatgtctgcatgggaaagtaagaaacgaaatttcaattctttgtatgaccagtgcatgtaaagaaattgacaataaagccgacttgacttgacttgacttgacttgaatctcaatattatgatcacaacaacttTATGTCATCACATGTCACACATCACCAAAAGAAGCCTAggctattggttttaccaaaaaaaaTTTGGCTGTAGCTAACCTACAAAAATACACctataaagtagcctattttaatacaaaatatgacagtttcttcaacaaaataaaatacaaatgacaaaatactattttgtatttgaaatacttaTTTTACAGCCTATCAGAAATGTTTTACTATTTTTTATTGAGCACAAAACAAGTAcagtcacatgtaaaatacaaccATGTCTCCACCATGTCACACAAGgctctctaacgcttgcctacaaagtagtctctggttctgctcccacctacttgaatgccctcatacagacatacgctacctccagaccgctgcgctcctcagacgaacgacgtctagctctaccaccagtacgctcaggccaatccaaacttttctcatctgttgttcctcgttggtggaacacactgccagttcctacaagggcagggacatccctctccattttcaaaaaactcctgaagacccagctctgtagagaacatctcctctcatagcaacacttacaacaagtcttgctgatcctagcactcaccagccgtcttaaactgacacgtaactgttaaaaacagcactcactaatgcacttattcttactgtaatctaatgtttttaaattgtcctaaaattgttgagaattgctctaaaacttaaactgtttaccatgttgttagtcgctttggctaaaaaagcgtcagccaaatgtaatgtaatgtaatgtaatgtaatgtaatgtcaaaCAGgtcaagtaggctaggctactccaggggagatataaaaaaaagaagaagaagaaagaaagaaagcaactCAATTTACATAAATATAGTGTTTAATGTGAATGGAGAGCTCTATGAAGTAATGtgtttattttggaatttggaCTTATGGATGTAAAATGTGGTGCCCCTTTAAGAAATGTTCTCATCAAAGGGGGACCAGACCACGTCATGTACGTGCTCGTTTCCGTCTTCTAGCCTATTTATCCTATTGGGTTACTGCGCCGTTTGTGGACGTGCGCGGTCCCACTGTGTCACCTTGCTGGATACTGTAGTTGCAGGCAGTCTAGCAGTGGAGAAGCAGGGGCACTTAAAACAGTTACAAGTGTCCTAGCCTGGAACCATAAAACATCACAACCATGGCAACATCAGGGACAAAGCCCAAAACCTCTCCAAAATCTGTAAAGTTTCTTTTCGGCGGTTTGGCTGGGTATGTAAACAGTTGCTGTAACACTCGCTAGCTAACCTGTGTAGGCAATGGACTATTGCCTCTGCAAGCTGTAGTCAATATCCGTAAagcgctagctagctagcttccaTGGCGAGGTCATTTGCAGCGGTACGAACGTATTTGAATACGTATTAATAGTGCCAACTGACAATGTTAGCGAAAAACAAGAGATGTCTTAAAGCTGTTGATAGATATGCAAAGACTGTTTTTTCCATTATTGCAATAATGGAATGTAGCTAACGTTATGATTCTGAGATGGAAGGCCCGTATGATGTCGGCCCACTGACAGTGATTTTAAATGTCATCCAGACCAGTTTACTCTGTAATTTCAAGAACATGTTGTCATGAAATATTACACCACTGACAGTTGGGGATCTATGATAATTTCGCTACATTTAGCTTAACTACAAATTAATGAAGTGGTAAAAAAGTATTGATTAAATTGGCAGCTCGAACAATATCAAATGCCTCTTGCCAAGCAAGGTACACGTTTTTGTTATGGCTCTTAAACTTCGCGAGCTAATTGGAGTATGCATTCCTGCTGCCATGATTTAAGAATTAACTCAGCTTGTGGCAAACTAAGGCTATTATGAGTTCATTATTTGACCCTTGATCTTTGGTGCTGTAACCCATTTTGCAGAAACAACTGAGGTGGCCACACTGTTTGTATTGTGTATATCATTAATGAAAATTAAtgctgaaaatgaaaatttccTGCTTTGGTTGTGGCTCTTGTATATACTTGATaggttttgtgtgagtgtgatttggTGAAATAATGTCAGTATTGTATCTCCTGGCAGAATGGGGGCCACAGTGTTTGTCCAGCCGCTGGATCTGGTGAAGAACAGGATGCAGCTGGCAGGACAGGGGTCCAAAGCTCGCGAGTACAAGACCAGCTTCCACGCCTTGGCCAGCATCCTTAAGAATGAGGGCCTAGGGGGAATCTACACAGGGTAAAaatacacatcacacatgtcTCGTCATCATTTACACTTTCTACATTCCAATTAATGATTTTGTTTAGCTACAATTTAGCAATAGGCATTAGTGCACTTATAAATATTATATTGACTGCATTTGATTGAGTCACCATGCTTGCATATGTCCAGTCTTTTTCTTAAAGCAAGGCTACATTTTGTGTCACACCAGTGTCACAGGATTAGATGAAGTGAGAGAACAAGCTCCTGGACTCTCAGATGTTCTTCAGATGTTAGCTGTCAAATTTATCAGGGTTTTTAGACATCCGCAACCATATGTCTCTTTGTCCTCATTCCTAATCTAACGCTGATATCCCAGACATTCACAGACCCTTATCTGGACATGGGTAAAATCCTATTTCAATGAAATACACAACAGAAACACAATTTATGACTTGTTAACAGTCATTGTCACACATGTGAGGGCAGGGCACACTATTAAACAGCAACAGAAGGTCTTTTGTCTTGTTTCTCCTCTAAAttaagtctgtctgtctccttctctaCCAGTCTTTCAGCTGGTCTGCTCAGGCAAGCCACGTACACTACAACAAGGTTAGGCATCTACACTGTGCTCTTTGAACGCATGACCAAAGCTGACGGCACCCCACCAAACTTCCTCATGAAGGCTCTGATTGGCATGACCGCTGGGGCCACTGGAGCGTTTGTGGGAACCCCTGCAGAGGTGGCCCTCATCCGCATGACCGCAGATGGACGGTAAGCGATGGTAGTGACACTGAGTACTACATCCACTGATCAAAACAGTGCTAGCGCTCTTGCTACTGTTATAGTTGCATCTGTGAGGTTGTTTCAAAGCAGCTGAGATTCATACTGAAGTGAATCCCACATGTGGGAATTAACCTGGATATAAGATAAATAAATGCTGTTAACATGCAGTTTAGACTGATTCCACATGTGAGAATTAACCTGGATATTAGATAGATAAATGATCTTAACATGCATTGTAGACCAATCCAATTCAAGGTATTAGTAACCTTGCTGTTGTGGTCACAACAATCCCACAaatctgtgggtgaagccagTTCTTATACCCCTAACACACCCACGGAAAATCACAAGATACCACCCTACCAGTGATCATTTAACCAGCTGGAATTTAATAGAACCCCCCAACCTAAACTATGTTTATGTTGGTATCAACCCCGGGGTCAGCACCATCAGATACCTTACAACAAACACGATTCCAACAGAGGGAGGTTTCAGATAACAGGGGTTATCTCAACATTCCTAAGTCAAAGGATGGTAACTGGATTTCACTGCATATATGTAGGTTATACTAAAACATTTAATTCAATGAGAAACCTATATAAAAATGATACCACACTGTCGTAGTCATTAATCTTCTGTGTACAGAAGCATTTGTCAGAACAGTTGTAACATTTGCTGTGTATTCTGAATATTTGTAATGGCGGAGGGGAGCTGTTATGCGAGGAAGTTGAAGGTCTAAGGCTGTCTTACCCCATCTCTCCCACAGTTTGCCTCCGGATCAGAGGAGGGGTTACTCCAATGTCTTCAATGCTCTTGTCAGGATCACCCGAGAGGAAGGGGTCACAACGCTTTGGAGGGTGTGTATATAGAGGCATACTTGTTTGTATGATGATGTGTTTAGgcatgtgtatgagtgcataATGAGTATATGAGAGACAATGAGtaacagaaagtgaagaatatTGTCCGTTTTTTGTCAAATGTACAATCGCAAATGTCATTTGGACAGCATTAAGACATATCTGTGGTCTTGTGTATGTTTTAGGGTTGTATACCTACCATGGCTCGTGCTGTGGTTGTGAATGCTGCTCAACTTGCTTCATACTCCCAGTCCAAGCAGGCTCTGCTGGATTCAGGTGAGCGCTCATAACTCACTCATTACTCATAATGTATTCTAGTAGTTTGGAGGAGTGGAGCCCATTTAGTGTACCATGAAAGTTCAACCTAGCAGGCAGACAGTTCTGTTACATGAAATCTGTATTCTTGAGAACTCAAAATCTCTATCTGCAATTGTTTAAGTGCAAACATTAggtagtagtgtagtgttgcATTGTCGCTGATTGTGTGCTTGCTTGTTTCTTGCTGATTGTATCTTTTGTTCACCTGTgattctgtgtttgttttctcagGATATTTTGGAGATGATATCCTCTGCCATTTCTGTGCCAGCATGATCAGTGGGCTTGTCACCACTGCAGCCTCCATGCCTGTAGACATTGTCAAGACCAGGTATGTTCATAACCTTCTGTATAGCAGTGTTTTGGACATCTTCATTTCTTTGTGAATAAGCAATCATTTTGCTGTGTGTCCAATAGCTTCTAGCTTGTCCAATGAGGTTGTTTTGAGCTGAAACATGTGTAATCCTCTCAGACTCAGAATGGTTACAATTGAAATGATAGAATTAATATCTTATTACGCACTATAGGCTAGGAAGGTCAGAATATGCTAGGATCCGCTACAGAGCCAGGTGTGATAACACTACAGTAAACACAGGTGGAATATCTTTGGAAGAATACTTTTTTTTAATACTAAgatatatgtatttataaatAGTAGATAAGTGagaacataaaaacaaacaattaaatacAAATATTACCTAGGttattgaaaataaataaagttaaaAATTGTAAGTTCAAGATCTAAGGTCTAAAGTTCAAGGTTTAAGGATCAAAGTTCTACTGTAAGTTGTTCAACTCACCTCTTCCCTACTACAAACAGTAGGATGATGAGATGTatgatgggaggggggggggggtgttatctTTCATCAGCAAGCATTTTTCTGAGTGTGGCTCGCCGTTCAAGTCCAAACTTCATAGGAAGAAAAAACCCTGACCATTGGATCTGACAAGTTGCCgggtgttttattattattatgtttaatATTACTCCTATTGGATGCTGGTTACTAAACATGGGTTGCACCTGCCTTCCTCTTTTCCTTGGGCTGTTTCACAGAGAAGGGCttcatttaaaaaaaggaaTATTATCATTTACTCTCTGTTTGCACTTGATCACTTAAATCATGGCAAATCACACTCATGTCTCAGCTATCCACTTGTGACCGGATCACCCAGACCATGATTTATATGGTTTATTCTTCATTATTTCTGTGATAAATTGTCCACATTATCTGAAGTGATCTCAAACATGGCCGCACAAACCCCAACACAAACCTCACCTTTCGTCTTTTGCTTGGCTAGTGTCTGAATGACACAAGGAGATTATACGCAGCAGATGGGACTTGTACAATAGAATTAAGTGTTTAAACAAGCTAGCATGAAATGCCATGTTTACAACCACTACCAAGTCCTCACTCTAagtaattctgtggaaatgcaatGCAAGCTGTTGACTTTGCAAAAGCTAGTGACCAGGCCTGTTAATTCTGTGGCAGGTTGGGTTATGGAGATAGCTTCACATCAAGGTTAAGACTGAATTTATTCATTCTGTGTGTGAAGTATGTCTCTTTTCAGTTCTCACTCACTGGGACTGCTCTT encodes the following:
- the slc25a11 gene encoding mitochondrial 2-oxoglutarate/malate carrier protein; translated protein: MATSGTKPKTSPKSVKFLFGGLAGMGATVFVQPLDLVKNRMQLAGQGSKAREYKTSFHALASILKNEGLGGIYTGLSAGLLRQATYTTTRLGIYTVLFERMTKADGTPPNFLMKALIGMTAGATGAFVGTPAEVALIRMTADGRLPPDQRRGYSNVFNALVRITREEGVTTLWRGCIPTMARAVVVNAAQLASYSQSKQALLDSGYFGDDILCHFCASMISGLVTTAASMPVDIVKTRIQNMRMIDGKPEYRNGLDVLATVIRKEGFFSLWKGFTPYYARLGPHTVLTFIFLEQMNKYYKIYFLDS